One Bremerella sp. JC817 genomic window carries:
- a CDS encoding MBL fold metallo-hydrolase has protein sequence MAEINILRIVSMPFDENTYVLFKEGLAECIVVDPGLEPEKIVDALAERKLQVCAILNTHGHSDHIAGNGTMKQMWPNAPLVIGHGDAEKLTDPEKNLSGPFGLPLISPEQDLTVKEGDTYQAGGIDFEVRETPGHSSGHVVFIVRDGDRTVVLGGDVLFKGSIGRTDFPDGSFADLKQAIETKLFTLPGESIILPGHGPATTVEEEIEGNPFVGKPAGYKG, from the coding sequence ATGGCTGAGATCAACATTTTACGTATCGTCAGTATGCCGTTCGACGAAAACACGTATGTCCTTTTCAAGGAAGGACTTGCGGAATGTATTGTCGTCGATCCCGGTTTAGAGCCTGAAAAAATTGTCGACGCACTTGCCGAGAGGAAACTTCAGGTCTGCGCCATCTTGAACACGCATGGCCATAGTGACCACATTGCTGGCAACGGAACGATGAAGCAAATGTGGCCTAATGCCCCTCTGGTGATTGGGCATGGCGACGCGGAAAAACTGACCGATCCAGAAAAGAATTTAAGCGGACCTTTCGGCCTGCCCCTGATCAGCCCCGAGCAAGACCTGACGGTTAAAGAAGGGGATACCTACCAGGCAGGGGGGATCGACTTCGAGGTTCGCGAAACCCCAGGCCATAGCAGCGGCCACGTTGTATTCATTGTACGAGACGGCGATCGCACGGTGGTTCTTGGGGGGGACGTCCTATTTAAAGGGAGCATCGGGCGAACCGATTTCCCCGACGGCAGCTTTGCCGATTTGAAGCAGGCCATCGAGACCAAGCTGTTCACCTTGCCGGGTGAGTCGATCATTTTGCCGGGGCATGGCCCCGCCACGACCGTCGAAGAAGAAATCGAAGGGAATCCCTTCGTGGGCAAGCCGGCCGGCTACAAAGGTTAG
- a CDS encoding M28 family peptidase has protein sequence MNNRHFRSRTLFLCLGLGVVFSAAGLIHAQEAATANSANSLKETLEYLASDKLEGRGIGTEGLEEAAQYLAKQFEAMGLKTDLVNGKPFQSFDVVVSSELGPEEQNRLELVSGEETIELKLGETFTPLAVGGSAKFDVPLVFVGYGISAPKLEYDEFADLDVKGKMLVILRKEPQQNNPHSVFDGSKTTQHALFSRKISNAYQKGAAGVIFINDAVGLEGIKAHIQPAFDVAVADLVKVQNAYKEKDNHTADEVAAHISTVTSLGAKIAEYGEMLGDGVDELIPLTGAGDESSRTDFPVMFAKRSVFEPLLKKEFGQSLLEIEQSIDESLKPIVGEIGSWKAVGQTDIVREKATIHNVVGLIEAPNATSDKVIIVGAHYDHLGMGGSNSLAPLTHEIHNGADDNASGTTALLAVARRLQAKADQLQHRVLIVAFSGEEEGLLGSAQYVKEPVIPIDKTLMMFNMDMVGRLDENKLIAMGSGTAAMFEPLLDQLNEKHKFALTKDPGGFGPSDHSSFYAKQLPVLAFFTGTHNDYHRPSDDADKINYEGMARIIDFAVDFLLAIDKADQPPAYVAVESTQPEMRGGSRPYFGSIPDFTVVGKGYGIQGSSPGSPAAEAGIKGGDILIDLGGNRIGGLEDFDAALRKFKAGDKVEVVVLRDDKEVKLTVTLAPPR, from the coding sequence ATGAACAACCGCCACTTCCGCAGCCGCACGCTCTTTCTTTGCCTGGGACTGGGTGTCGTCTTCTCGGCCGCCGGCCTGATTCACGCCCAAGAGGCAGCCACGGCCAATTCCGCCAATTCCCTGAAGGAGACGCTGGAATACCTCGCCTCCGATAAGCTCGAGGGGCGTGGCATCGGAACGGAAGGACTGGAAGAGGCCGCCCAATACTTGGCGAAGCAGTTTGAAGCGATGGGCCTGAAGACCGACCTGGTCAACGGCAAGCCATTCCAAAGCTTCGATGTTGTTGTCTCGTCCGAACTAGGCCCTGAGGAGCAAAATCGTCTGGAGCTTGTTTCTGGAGAGGAAACGATCGAGCTGAAACTAGGGGAAACGTTCACGCCCCTGGCGGTGGGTGGATCGGCCAAGTTTGACGTGCCGCTGGTCTTCGTTGGCTATGGAATCTCGGCCCCGAAGCTCGAATACGACGAGTTCGCCGATCTCGATGTCAAAGGAAAGATGCTCGTGATCCTGCGGAAAGAACCGCAGCAGAACAATCCGCATAGCGTCTTCGACGGCAGCAAGACGACGCAGCACGCGCTCTTCAGCCGGAAGATTTCGAATGCCTATCAGAAGGGTGCGGCAGGCGTGATCTTCATCAACGATGCCGTGGGACTCGAAGGAATCAAAGCCCATATCCAACCGGCGTTCGATGTCGCGGTTGCCGACCTGGTGAAAGTCCAGAACGCCTACAAGGAGAAAGATAACCACACGGCTGACGAAGTTGCCGCTCACATCAGTACCGTGACATCGCTCGGCGCCAAGATCGCCGAGTATGGCGAAATGTTGGGGGACGGCGTCGACGAATTGATTCCACTGACCGGGGCTGGCGATGAATCGTCGCGGACCGATTTCCCGGTGATGTTCGCGAAGCGTTCCGTTTTCGAGCCGCTGCTGAAGAAAGAGTTTGGCCAGTCGCTGCTGGAAATCGAGCAGTCGATTGACGAATCGCTGAAGCCAATCGTCGGCGAAATCGGAAGCTGGAAGGCAGTCGGTCAGACCGATATCGTCCGAGAAAAAGCGACCATTCACAATGTTGTTGGCCTGATCGAAGCGCCGAACGCGACCTCCGACAAGGTGATTATCGTCGGGGCTCACTACGATCACCTCGGCATGGGGGGATCGAACTCGCTCGCGCCCCTGACTCACGAAATTCATAATGGTGCCGACGACAATGCTTCGGGAACGACGGCACTGCTGGCAGTTGCCCGGCGACTGCAAGCCAAGGCCGACCAGCTTCAGCATCGCGTGTTGATCGTGGCGTTCTCTGGCGAAGAAGAAGGTTTGCTGGGAAGTGCTCAGTATGTGAAAGAGCCTGTCATCCCGATCGACAAGACGTTGATGATGTTCAACATGGACATGGTCGGGCGGTTGGACGAGAACAAGCTGATTGCCATGGGGAGCGGGACGGCCGCGATGTTCGAGCCTCTGCTTGATCAGTTGAACGAGAAGCACAAGTTCGCGTTGACCAAAGATCCCGGCGGCTTTGGCCCGAGCGATCATTCGTCGTTCTATGCCAAGCAGTTGCCAGTGCTGGCATTCTTCACCGGAACGCACAACGACTACCATCGGCCTAGCGATGACGCCGACAAGATCAACTACGAAGGGATGGCCCGGATCATCGACTTCGCGGTCGACTTCCTGCTGGCGATCGACAAGGCGGACCAGCCCCCGGCCTACGTTGCTGTTGAATCAACCCAGCCCGAGATGCGAGGTGGTTCGCGACCTTACTTCGGTAGCATCCCGGATTTCACCGTGGTGGGCAAAGGATATGGGATTCAAGGTTCCAGCCCTGGAAGTCCCGCCGCGGAAGCGGGCATCAAGGGAGGCGATATCTTGATCGACCTCGGCGGCAATCGAATTGGTGGTCTGGAAGACTTCGACGCGGCTCTCCGCAAATTCAAGGCCGGAGACAAGGTGGAAGTCGTGGTGCTTCGTGATGACAAGGAAGTGAAACTAACCGTCACGCTGGCACCGCCCCGGTAA
- the lpxC gene encoding UDP-3-O-acyl-N-acetylglucosamine deacetylase, giving the protein MNSASIVPGGEPIARFQQTLKASASVSGRGYWSGKEITVRFEPAPEDTGVVFVREDLEGAPQIAAHVDNRIEVPRRTNLVSQGVSVEMVEHVLAALAGLQVDNCFVCVNSAEMPGMDGSAKDYVEQILAAGIETQEAPRAVLAISEVVRVGDDECWVEARPNGSKRMKFKYRLDFGSDGMIGRETLEDKLTAEYFQNELAPARTFLLLQEAEWLRQQGLGTHVDFSELLVFGEEGPIDNELRFEDECVRHKVLDLVGDLALAGCDIQGTIIANRSGHRLNAELVKQLLKENQVAYTSRRTA; this is encoded by the coding sequence ATGAATTCCGCATCCATCGTCCCTGGTGGCGAACCGATCGCACGTTTTCAACAGACCTTGAAGGCCTCCGCATCCGTCTCGGGACGCGGCTACTGGAGCGGTAAAGAAATTACCGTCCGGTTCGAGCCAGCCCCGGAAGATACCGGTGTGGTGTTTGTGCGTGAAGATCTGGAAGGTGCTCCGCAAATCGCGGCTCATGTCGACAACCGGATCGAAGTCCCTCGTCGCACCAACCTGGTGTCGCAAGGCGTTTCGGTCGAGATGGTCGAACATGTCTTGGCTGCCCTGGCTGGTTTGCAGGTCGACAACTGCTTTGTCTGCGTCAACTCGGCCGAGATGCCGGGGATGGACGGTTCGGCCAAAGACTATGTCGAGCAAATCCTGGCTGCCGGCATCGAAACGCAAGAGGCACCTCGCGCGGTTTTGGCAATCTCGGAAGTGGTTCGCGTCGGCGACGACGAATGTTGGGTCGAAGCTCGCCCCAATGGCTCGAAGCGGATGAAATTCAAATACCGCCTCGACTTCGGCAGCGACGGCATGATCGGTCGCGAGACTCTCGAAGACAAGCTGACCGCTGAATACTTCCAGAACGAACTGGCCCCTGCTCGTACATTCCTGCTGTTGCAAGAGGCCGAATGGCTTCGCCAGCAAGGCCTGGGCACCCATGTCGATTTCAGTGAACTGCTGGTCTTCGGAGAAGAAGGCCCCATCGACAACGAACTTCGTTTTGAAGACGAATGTGTCCGGCACAAAGTCTTGGACCTGGTGGGTGATCTGGCGTTGGCCGGTTGCGATATCCAGGGCACCATTATCGCCAACCGTAGCGGTCATCGCTTGAACGCCGAGTTGGTGAAGCAATTGCTCAAAGAAAATCAGGTTGCCTATACGTCACGGCGGACCGCCTGA
- a CDS encoding DUF1571 domain-containing protein, protein MTKSLISRRTLLAGSTALACGLTRATFGEDQRQGLREPVYRVSNRTGNPVQNVAAEHPLAPALRIAENGLVSIENNIHDYECTLVKREQINGKLNDQEFIYTKIRHEKKDQNGNIVSPFGVYMYFLKPSSVKGREVLYVKGHNNGNLMAHEGGALLKHITVSLDPLGAMAMRGQRYPITDVGIKNLVTRLIEVAQQDMQFGECEVKFYNGAKINGRVCTVIEVVHPVPRKNFRFHKAHVFIDDEMQVPIRFASWDWPSSQGAEPAMLEEYTYMNLKLNNGFTDADFNPRNEKYGFNV, encoded by the coding sequence ATGACCAAGTCCCTCATTTCTCGCCGAACGCTGCTGGCTGGCAGCACGGCCTTGGCCTGCGGGCTGACCCGGGCGACTTTCGGTGAGGATCAACGTCAGGGCTTGCGGGAACCGGTCTACCGCGTTTCCAACCGCACCGGCAACCCCGTCCAGAACGTGGCTGCCGAGCATCCACTGGCTCCGGCGCTGCGTATCGCCGAAAACGGCCTGGTGAGCATCGAAAACAACATTCACGACTACGAATGCACGCTGGTCAAACGCGAGCAGATCAACGGTAAGCTGAACGATCAAGAGTTCATCTACACCAAGATCCGCCACGAAAAGAAAGACCAGAACGGCAACATCGTCTCGCCATTCGGCGTGTACATGTACTTTCTGAAGCCTTCCAGCGTGAAGGGCCGTGAAGTTCTGTACGTGAAGGGTCATAACAACGGCAACCTGATGGCTCACGAAGGGGGTGCCCTTCTGAAGCACATCACCGTTTCGCTTGACCCGCTGGGTGCGATGGCCATGCGTGGTCAGCGTTATCCGATTACCGACGTCGGCATCAAGAACCTGGTGACCCGTCTGATCGAAGTCGCTCAGCAGGACATGCAGTTCGGCGAATGCGAAGTGAAGTTCTACAACGGTGCCAAGATCAACGGCCGCGTTTGCACCGTGATCGAAGTGGTTCACCCAGTGCCACGTAAGAACTTCCGCTTCCACAAGGCTCACGTCTTCATCGACGACGAAATGCAAGTGCCGATCCGCTTCGCTTCTTGGGACTGGCCTTCGTCGCAAGGTGCCGAACCAGCCATGCTGGAAGAGTACACCTACATGAACCTGAAGCTGAACAATGGTTTCACCGACGCCGACTTCAATCCTCGCAACGAAAAGTACGGCTTCAACGTCTAA
- a CDS encoding OmpH family outer membrane protein → MAATRHGLIHVTVTMTCFVQQGVLKVKRFLSCFCVAVALAGFCQVSTASAQQAGAGNIAVIDIPVIFKNHALFKKQMDELKGSVDSAEQALTQDRDAMKAMVEQLQSYKAGTPEYKQLEEKMAKVQADLQVKVGMQKKDFMEREARIYFNTYNQVTQTVATFAQRHNITLVLRYNSNEIDPTNRQSVLEGVNRPVIYQNQIDITYDILNILNNGVATRPQVGGGSQVPQPRF, encoded by the coding sequence GTGGCAGCCACCCGCCATGGGCTGATCCACGTGACGGTCACGATGACCTGTTTTGTCCAGCAAGGAGTGCTGAAAGTGAAGCGATTTCTCTCGTGTTTCTGTGTCGCGGTCGCATTGGCCGGTTTCTGTCAAGTCAGCACTGCCTCGGCCCAGCAGGCTGGTGCCGGCAACATCGCTGTGATCGACATCCCGGTCATCTTCAAGAATCACGCTCTGTTCAAGAAACAGATGGATGAACTGAAGGGCTCGGTTGATTCGGCCGAACAAGCTCTGACCCAGGATCGCGATGCGATGAAAGCCATGGTCGAGCAGTTGCAGTCCTACAAGGCTGGAACCCCAGAATACAAGCAGCTCGAAGAAAAGATGGCCAAGGTTCAGGCCGACCTGCAGGTCAAAGTTGGGATGCAGAAGAAGGACTTCATGGAACGTGAAGCCCGCATCTACTTCAACACCTACAACCAGGTCACCCAGACCGTTGCAACCTTCGCTCAGCGTCACAACATCACGCTGGTCTTGCGTTACAACAGCAACGAAATCGACCCAACCAACCGCCAGTCGGTTTTGGAAGGTGTCAATCGTCCGGTGATCTATCAGAACCAGATCGACATCACCTACGACATTTTGAACATCCTGAACAATGGTGTCGCTACCCGTCCACAGGTCGGTGGTGGCAGCCAGGTTCCGCAGCCCCGCTTCTAA
- a CDS encoding leucyl aminopeptidase produces the protein MKVTGTDNKIADFSGDVIVVGVYEDALSPPADQLDNLIGGSITRLVESGDITGKPNEVTTILAPSGLPILRVLAIGLGKKEDLNLRRAYEASATAAVALSSKKVEKAGIYLDDFWPAEMIEQAIAGALVGVTGQDLYRKEKKQTAPAELVWSSATEEVLEKGIALGNAINLTRSLVNRCANDIYPATFAEEAAVVAENHDLNIEVWDKAKLTEENCGSLLAVARGSVKDPRLVILRYNGGKKGEPPLALVGKGVTFDSGGLSLKPSDSMITMKCDMAGAATVLGAIKAIASWKLPINVVALCGCVENMISGDSYKLGDILTSRSGKTIEVLNTDAEGRLVLADVLNVALDEKPMAIVDLATLTGACVVALGTDTAGLMTNEPDWCHEIEQASLATGEKMWQLPMYPEFGEQVKSQIADVKNVGDGRWGGAITAAKFLEEFIDDTPWTHIDIAGPSFAEKPKPYCSGGATGFAVRTLLELARRQATS, from the coding sequence ATGAAGGTCACGGGTACCGATAACAAGATCGCTGATTTCTCGGGCGACGTCATCGTAGTTGGGGTTTACGAAGACGCGCTCTCGCCACCAGCCGATCAATTAGACAACTTGATCGGTGGTTCGATTACCCGTTTAGTGGAATCGGGCGATATCACGGGCAAACCAAACGAAGTCACGACGATCCTGGCACCCAGCGGACTGCCAATTCTCCGCGTGCTGGCCATCGGTCTTGGTAAGAAAGAAGACCTGAATCTGCGACGTGCGTACGAGGCTTCGGCCACCGCAGCTGTGGCGTTGTCTTCCAAGAAGGTCGAGAAGGCTGGCATCTATCTTGATGACTTCTGGCCTGCGGAAATGATCGAACAAGCGATCGCCGGCGCCTTGGTAGGCGTGACTGGTCAGGACTTATACCGCAAAGAAAAGAAACAGACCGCTCCGGCCGAATTGGTTTGGAGTTCCGCCACGGAAGAAGTGCTCGAAAAGGGCATCGCTCTGGGCAACGCGATCAACCTGACGCGCAGCCTGGTGAACCGCTGTGCGAATGACATCTATCCGGCGACCTTCGCCGAAGAAGCAGCCGTCGTTGCCGAAAACCACGACTTGAACATCGAAGTCTGGGACAAAGCGAAGCTGACCGAAGAAAATTGCGGAAGCTTGCTGGCCGTGGCCCGTGGTTCGGTCAAAGATCCACGCCTGGTCATCCTGCGATACAACGGCGGCAAGAAGGGTGAACCACCTTTGGCCCTGGTCGGCAAGGGTGTGACCTTCGACAGTGGTGGTCTCTCGCTGAAGCCTTCCGATAGCATGATCACCATGAAGTGTGACATGGCGGGGGCCGCGACCGTTCTGGGTGCGATCAAAGCGATTGCTTCCTGGAAATTGCCGATCAACGTCGTCGCTTTGTGCGGGTGCGTTGAAAACATGATCTCGGGCGACAGCTATAAGCTGGGGGACATCCTGACTTCGCGCAGTGGCAAAACGATCGAAGTGTTGAACACCGATGCCGAAGGGCGCCTGGTGCTGGCCGACGTGCTGAACGTCGCCCTTGATGAAAAGCCGATGGCGATCGTCGACCTCGCCACGCTGACCGGTGCTTGCGTGGTGGCTTTGGGTACCGATACGGCAGGCTTGATGACCAACGAACCTGACTGGTGCCACGAGATCGAACAGGCTTCGCTGGCGACCGGCGAAAAGATGTGGCAGTTGCCGATGTACCCAGAGTTCGGCGAACAAGTCAAAAGCCAGATTGCCGACGTGAAGAACGTGGGCGACGGCCGCTGGGGTGGTGCGATTACCGCAGCCAAGTTCCTGGAAGAATTCATCGACGATACTCCTTGGACCCATATCGACATTGCCGGCCCTTCCTTCGCCGAAAAACCGAAGCCATACTGCAGTGGTGGCGCCACCGGTTTTGCGGTTCGAACGTTGCTGGAATTGGCGCGACGCCAGGCAACAAGCTAA
- a CDS encoding c-type cytochrome yields the protein MDVYPVNQYDPLMPGIMIAIVAVVHVFLAQFAVGGGMLLCYFQWLAMTGRSANARLFVHGYFKWLVLISFVAGAVTGVGIWFTSIQVSAFTIGGMIRNFHWIWATEYLFFLLEVFAGYMFYRYHQKISDAACMKLLVMYAFAAWMSLFLINGIISWQLTPGGWIENHSILEGFFNPTFWPSLFFRTIVALTLAGLVACIVVNTMQSLDQEAKRKLINYAAHLLVPMVLMPILGGWFLLAMPADSRGWVLGGSPTMNLFLNISVGASMAIGGYALIGLYLQRLYINGATATLLLMLAFGATAGGEFVREGSRKPYSIRYWMYSNGIHPDQVAQMRKEGCLVHDPYPLVNGTEVAGEITTRGAKVFRRQCAVCHTVSGLNGVTELTASWDEDQMRMNIAKLQHTKPFMPPFAGNAEDLESLVRYLKWFNERNDEQAEAPMEEAALADINKWLDQAGTEPASKPPGREAASSEGES from the coding sequence ATGGATGTCTATCCGGTCAACCAGTATGACCCCCTGATGCCGGGAATCATGATTGCGATCGTCGCGGTCGTCCATGTGTTCCTCGCCCAGTTCGCCGTCGGGGGCGGCATGCTGCTGTGCTACTTTCAATGGCTGGCGATGACCGGTCGTTCCGCCAACGCTCGGCTGTTTGTGCATGGCTATTTCAAATGGCTGGTGCTGATCAGCTTTGTCGCCGGTGCGGTCACAGGCGTCGGAATCTGGTTCACATCGATCCAGGTCAGTGCGTTCACGATCGGTGGCATGATTCGCAACTTTCATTGGATCTGGGCGACAGAGTACCTGTTCTTTCTGCTGGAAGTCTTCGCCGGGTACATGTTCTATCGCTATCACCAGAAGATCAGCGATGCGGCCTGCATGAAGTTGCTGGTGATGTACGCTTTCGCGGCGTGGATGAGCCTGTTCTTGATTAATGGCATCATCAGCTGGCAACTGACGCCGGGCGGATGGATCGAGAACCACTCGATCCTGGAAGGGTTCTTCAACCCGACCTTCTGGCCGAGCTTGTTCTTTCGAACGATTGTTGCTTTGACACTGGCGGGGCTGGTCGCGTGTATCGTCGTGAATACGATGCAAAGCCTCGATCAGGAAGCGAAACGCAAGCTGATCAACTACGCGGCCCATCTGTTGGTGCCGATGGTGCTGATGCCGATTTTAGGTGGCTGGTTTTTGCTGGCGATGCCGGCCGATAGCCGTGGCTGGGTATTGGGGGGCAGTCCCACGATGAACCTCTTCCTGAATATCTCGGTGGGGGCATCGATGGCGATCGGAGGCTACGCGTTGATTGGCCTCTATCTGCAGCGGCTCTATATCAACGGAGCCACCGCCACGCTGCTGCTGATGCTCGCCTTTGGCGCGACGGCAGGCGGCGAATTTGTACGGGAAGGTTCGCGTAAGCCCTACTCGATTCGCTACTGGATGTATTCCAACGGAATTCACCCAGACCAGGTCGCTCAGATGCGGAAGGAAGGCTGCCTCGTGCACGATCCTTATCCGCTGGTCAACGGAACCGAAGTCGCCGGCGAGATCACCACGCGCGGTGCCAAGGTGTTCCGGCGGCAATGTGCGGTCTGCCATACGGTCTCGGGGTTGAATGGTGTGACCGAGCTGACCGCGTCATGGGACGAAGATCAGATGCGGATGAACATCGCCAAGTTGCAGCACACCAAACCGTTCATGCCACCGTTTGCCGGCAATGCGGAAGATCTGGAGTCGCTGGTTCGTTATCTCAAGTGGTTTAACGAGCGAAACGATGAGCAGGCCGAAGCTCCGATGGAAGAGGCGGCGCTGGCCGACATCAACAAGTGGTTAGATCAAGCCGGAACCGAGCCCGCCTCGAAGCCGCCAGGTCGTGAAGCTGCGAGCAGCGAGGGAGAGTCGTAA
- a CDS encoding ATP-binding protein produces MASLFVIQGDDQGRRYELARDMISIGRDRGNEIVLHDTEISRRHAEIRMKDGQFTLVDLQSSNGCFVNQKRVMECPLTHGDRLQLGHTLMIFTHTAAAPTTRPISVSLQEKHREGSRIIHSIRHEEGSQIFLPSELREAGQSQNLQNNLQLIYDTALAVSRTLDIEQLLDYLLGLIFDWVEADRACIVLIDSHTKMPEAKAQRVREGKQGVEEAITISRTILEYVLTNREGVLTTDAQDDQRWSPEGSIISSGVSEAICVPMQGRYGIVGAIYIDTYTPPDMTASPLRARFTEEHLKLMIAIAHQAALAVEDTHYYSAVVRTERLAAMGQAVAAISHHVKNILQGIHGGSYILEEGIKSGKMDVVQHGWGIVKRNQDRIAHLVMDMLSFSKEREPDRSNASLNDVVEDVVNLMRNRAKENNVVLEFRPDIDLPMGLFDDEGIHRAALNVVTNAIDAVLEVENPRVVVSTEFREAERELVCTVEDNGHGIPPEMLEKVFSAFESTKGNRGTGLGLPVSQKVLQEHGGDVDVSSEPGKGTRFTLRFPWVHVPTDDTRY; encoded by the coding sequence TTGGCTTCACTATTTGTCATTCAAGGCGACGACCAAGGACGCCGATACGAATTGGCCCGCGACATGATCTCGATCGGTCGTGATCGGGGCAACGAGATCGTCTTGCACGACACCGAGATCTCGCGCCGGCATGCTGAAATTCGCATGAAGGACGGGCAGTTCACGTTGGTCGACCTGCAAAGCTCGAACGGATGCTTCGTCAACCAGAAGCGTGTAATGGAATGCCCCCTGACGCATGGCGATCGCCTGCAACTAGGGCACACGCTAATGATCTTCACGCACACCGCCGCCGCGCCAACCACGCGGCCGATCAGTGTGAGCCTGCAAGAGAAACATCGGGAAGGTTCGCGAATCATTCACTCGATTCGCCACGAAGAAGGAAGCCAGATCTTCCTCCCTTCCGAACTCCGCGAAGCAGGCCAATCGCAGAATCTGCAAAACAACCTGCAGTTGATCTACGACACCGCGCTGGCAGTCAGCCGTACGCTGGACATCGAACAACTGCTGGACTACCTGCTCGGCTTGATCTTCGACTGGGTCGAAGCAGACCGGGCCTGTATCGTGCTGATCGATTCGCACACCAAAATGCCCGAGGCCAAAGCTCAGCGGGTCCGCGAAGGGAAACAAGGGGTCGAAGAAGCGATCACCATCAGCCGTACCATTCTCGAATACGTGCTGACCAATCGCGAAGGTGTCCTGACAACCGACGCCCAGGACGATCAACGCTGGTCGCCGGAAGGCAGTATTATCAGCAGTGGTGTGAGCGAAGCGATTTGCGTTCCGATGCAAGGCCGATACGGCATCGTCGGGGCGATTTATATCGATACCTACACGCCGCCTGATATGACGGCCTCGCCGCTACGGGCCCGATTTACGGAAGAACACTTAAAACTGATGATTGCGATCGCCCATCAAGCGGCGTTGGCGGTCGAAGACACGCACTACTATTCCGCGGTGGTCCGGACCGAGCGTCTGGCCGCCATGGGGCAAGCAGTCGCTGCCATTTCACACCACGTGAAGAATATCCTGCAAGGGATTCACGGCGGTAGCTACATCCTCGAAGAAGGCATCAAGTCTGGCAAAATGGATGTTGTCCAGCATGGCTGGGGGATCGTCAAACGGAACCAGGATCGCATCGCCCACCTGGTGATGGACATGCTTTCGTTCAGCAAAGAACGAGAGCCAGACCGCAGCAATGCCTCGCTGAACGACGTGGTCGAAGATGTGGTCAACTTGATGCGCAACCGGGCGAAAGAGAACAACGTTGTCCTCGAATTCCGCCCTGACATCGATCTGCCGATGGGATTGTTCGACGATGAAGGGATTCACCGGGCCGCGCTGAATGTGGTGACCAACGCGATCGATGCCGTCCTGGAAGTCGAGAACCCGCGTGTGGTCGTTTCGACCGAGTTTCGTGAAGCCGAACGTGAACTGGTTTGCACGGTCGAAGACAACGGCCATGGCATTCCGCCCGAGATGCTCGAGAAAGTTTTCTCGGCCTTTGAGTCGACCAAAGGCAACCGCGGCACCGGGCTAGGACTTCCGGTCAGTCAGAAGGTGCTGCAAGAGCATGGCGGCGACGTCGATGTCAGCAGCGAGCCCGGCAAGGGAACCCGCTTCACGCTACGATTCCCATGGGTCCACGTGCCAACCGACGATACCCGGTACTAA